atatttttcaaacaaataaattgtttCAATAAAAATAGTCACTCTGATAAATTATTCCCAAATTTCCATTCTGTGACGAGATAAGAGCGAGCGACGGCGACCGACGGTGCGACATCCTGAATGTCAGTTTGGCAATTTTCGTGCATAGTGTTATAGTTTCGGAGGAAAAAATGTGAGTTTTCTCAGTGCATCGTTCATTTCAACCAGATGATAAATCCGTTCGTGAAATTCCTCTCTCTCAAGTCGACGTCTACAAGAAACGCAGAAATTCGAAAGCTGTACTTATATCAACGAACAATCACTATTAATAGAGTTACCTTAGTAGAAAATctaaagaaggaaatttacGCTTATCCACAGGATAGCGCTAAAGAATTGTCCCAATTCAAAGCAGAATAATCCTATTGtcaaactttattttaaaagagaGCTCGGGATAACTTTGGATGATTGCAAAAATGATGACCATGTCAAAAGTCTGATCAAAAGGACCTGCAACTCGATTTAATTGCGAAAGCAGATGCGCTCGATACGGTGCGGAGGAGCGCAGTGGTTATGATGGAGCGTTCTGGTAGGTTCAGTCGCGATGGCCCCATCTCGACCTAAGCGGCTGGCTTCGCCGCAAATTTTCGAATGCAGCTTACGTAACGGCGCTGTGCTCCATCGTTCCGACCTGACCACAACTGTTTTTGTGAGTTCCGCTTGGTTTGTGCTGTGACATACAGACGTACACGTGGCTGTTGTATTCCACATAACACTCACACTAACACTGCTTTTATTGTAGTAGTTCAAGTAGCTACAGTTTCTACAGTTTTGTCGCACCTCCGCGTAAGAAAAAGGATAAGGAGAGCTACAGGTGTGAGTTCTTTGCCGCAAGACGTCGGGCTAGGAGTTTTGGCACGCGTTGGGCCCCGTGCGACTTCTTCGCTTCATTTTACGATCCCGCAAAGTATCGAATGCCATTTACCACTCGTTACCGCGCGACAAATCAAAGGAGTGAGGTGAGCTCGTTGCGCGGGACTTGAAGCCTCCCTCCGCCGTCCGCCGTGGCTATGCAGTCTTCACAGTTCGAAGGAAAGTGCACGAATCGACGTGGTCTTGACCAGCTGACTGACAGGTTATCACTGCAGCGTAGAATCGTGATGCTTTTTGACTGTGTATATTTAAAAAACAGCGGCCGGACGGCGTGTATCATTGCGCAGATATTGTTTATAAGGGAACGAATCTACTTAAAAAGCCCAAAGACTGTAGTCTTAAACCCCTCCCGTTGCTGATAATGGTGAAGAGCTAACGACATTTCCCGGATGGTAATCTGCCTAGGGAATCGGTGTTCTGTAGGTTGTTGTGTGCAGTTTTAGCTACGTAAACACTGACGAAATATCAACCTTTGATTCTAGAACACAGTTCGATCAAAAATCCACGATCCCCGTTTTGCATAGACTTTACATCCGTAGCATTCTTGCACTTAAAGATAGTCTCTGAAAGACTTCTCAAAGCGACTGGGGAGAAATTTCGGGATGAGCGTGATGAAGGTGCACTTCTGCGTGCATTATAGGAcaaattctgagaaaataaTGTCGACAAGAGCTCAGAAGATTACAAAATAGGAACTCACAGATGCTGTTTAGATTAAGTCCCAAGTTCGACCCCCTCTAATTCATGGAACTGTAGAGTTGAATCGTCTACTACTTTCTGAGCTTCGCTGTCTGGGTATGGTCTGCTTCCCTGACGTTGTTTTTGAGTAATCTGTTTcctaagtcatatcttgtgggctgacgaggcgtttgagcgGTCATCTCACACGTTTTTGATTTCCGAAGGCCTGAAGAAGGCGAcattgccgaaacgttggcCAGAATAAGGATCGATAACAATCTTGAATCAATAAGTAGATGAGCCCAAGGTGGTTACAGTTCTTGCCATCAAGCGTTACTACATTATTCTAAGTTGCTTTTATACTTCTTCCAttccagggaaaaaaacagaaaatttgtgGTTAGCAATCAGTACACAGTGAGCGGTTCATTCGCTTTGTTCGAACTCCTTCACAAACTATCCTCATCTCACACTGAGTACCCCACCTAATGACCTCGCTATTGTCCCCTAATCTCGTGCACTAGCGGTGCGATGCGTCGGTGAAAGATCCTCGCAGTATTTGCGGTGTTTCTGCGCCGTTGAACAACTATCCATCCCTCTGGAGCCGATAAACTGATACAAGATTTGTATGGGAAAATCTAAACACCTATTTGATGCGTCGACCGTCCCCAACTTATTACGTCCACCCTTAGAAATGACAtgtccattaaaggcatcaccccttgaatttgaggtggtacgaatttcaggtggagtattcgtacacgggatcgttgattatggagaggtgggtgattccgtccatttcttcctaattgctgtaaaaacggcccggaagaggcTTCGATcgttccggcacgctattttccacgagttcgattggagcgcgcctgccttgtgcacgcaccgcatcttccgagtcattttttacggcaattaggaagaaatggacggaatcaccctcctctccataatctacaaccaaGTAtgagcataacccacctgaaacccgcaccaccctggattcgtggggtgatgcctttaaggaaaaaacaagCATTTTCGATGCTTACTTTCTTGCGATTTCAATGCGAGGTCGAAAAGCTGCCGCTGTGGACATTTGCGACATGCACGGAGAAGGCAGCATAGGCGTATCTACAGCACAGAAATGGTttgcgaaattcaaaaacggCGACTTTGACCTCGCCCTTCTGGTTGAGGACATCTTCTGATTTCTACGGGGAGGGTCATTTGTTTACTAAGGTTTgctactcagaaaaaaaaagcacggtAAACTAGAAACTCTGCACTGTCCAGCTGCAGCGGCAGCCTTTCGACctagatgaaaagaaaactaagtgTCGAAAGCACTGGTTTTTGGCTCCTGGACATTCCATTTCTAAGGTTGAATAATAACAAAAGATTGAATTATTCCAAAACAATTATCACGGTTTTGTaaagtatagttgggtcaaaaagacatgaaggacacggacagttgcgcaggtggctgcgctcgaagctggGCGGTGGAGCGAGCGGTAGGAGTCGTGAAAgaatcctcgctaccgccacccatctctgcagttcgccgtggtcccaccacgattccagccgctgtctccaccacaccgcttcgagcgcagccgcttgtgcaactgtccgtgcttcatgtcgttttgtcccgAATATAAAAGGAGTTCTTCCAAATAGTGAAAACACTTTAGTAAAGTGCAAGCAAATtattatgaaatgaaatatagTATGAAACTCTACGAAATTATTCTCCAACCATCTATGCTACAGGGCTTCCTGTAAGAGCTTAAGACTGGTGTATCCACCTTTTGCCTATGTCGGACGCATATGAAAAAATACCGGTGCGAGAATTCTCAAATTGAACCGCTTTATAAGGACAGTAGATGGCGGAAGTTTGCAGCAAgtttaaattcatttcaaacaaTTATTCTCATATCAAGTGGACTTGGAAGAACTGCCAGCCAGTGACCGAAGATGTCGCGTGACTGGAGTTATTGAACAGTTCCCAGAAAACTACGCAGGTTATCGTTTTCACTGCATTTTTGCCTTCCTCCATTTCCCAGGAAGAATATAGCGTTCATCCTTCCCTATTCACTTTCGTTAAAACAATAAACTGCTTGGGATTTATGGGTTACGTCGGTTCATTCGACTTCGATTGAGAATCGCAgcggtttatgaacgcgtgtggCGCCTATGCATTGGCTTGAGGAGGTTTGTCGATCTATCACGTCAGTGTCCtcatccttccagacaaatctggaATCATTGTAGTGGCTGTGAATGAGTAAGAGGCTGAGTAGGTTACAGCTCATTTGGAACGCTGTAGGTACCTCTTGCCACTGTATCTTCGTCTTCTGTATaaacagggtcaagcgtgggTTGAGAACTTCTCAACAGGGGTCGTAAGAGCGGTGACGGAGAAGGAGGGGGTCGTAAGGCTTGTCagcagaggaaaaagaaatgaagagagcaaggagaaaaaagcgaGGGTACTGTCGATTTCAAATGAACTCGTATTAAGGGATGCAAAATAGAGGAAATAGATAGCgcgaagtatttttttaagattttgctGCTATAATTTCACAACTTTTTGTTCGGGATTAGTTtgggaaaataatgaataaacgaAAGACATCCGGATTGAGATAACTGTGAGGGATCATGAATACGAAGGCAAGAACAGGAGTGCAAATTACACAATGCTTTCTGAACGAAGCCTTGCGGCTTTGCTTTTAagtgaattgtttttttttaaattacaccaagaaaatgaaaaatatagagTATGAGAGAAGGATTCAAAGAGTAAGTCTCGGTACATCGTCGGCTGGAGCGGGATGACGCCTTCAATCTTAAGACTTTGAATGAAGCAACGTGATGTATCGCCGTTTTTATTGCGACTGTCAGGGATCAGTCCCTGACAAAAGCGGGATTTTTGATCTTAGAGCACAAGAGTTAAAAGAGCATATTTCTCACCCGACAGTGATGAATGTATTATTATCACTCGGAAATGCAGTTTCGATGCtgttactgagcgaaaaaaagacatctacaggagCAATTAGGGATGAAgttagtacaaagtaggctccacgagtttctgaatatcgacgcacaaagtgaattttatgcaataatGGTGGCTGCAGTGtgtagagagagattttttACATGTTTCTGCAAAGTTGCTACTTCTAGCTTCCCTagtctttttaaaaatagttgagaaaaatcctaaattctgagagaaccagaacacctacagagcCCAAAATTTGCAGCGAATGGTTTTCCTGGATGCTCTCTCAAAACATAGCGCCGAGTTTTCAACAGCGCTACCATAATCTCACAACGGGAACAAatgcgaaatctcagattgtCGGCAGCACGTCAAAATCTGTATTACTTCAAACAAAGTCCAATAACCCAGCTCGTAGTTTATAAAGATGAATTTGGTTTAAAATGTCTTACAGAGGAAGTTTTTTGCTATCGAAGTTCATTTTCATCTAGGTTTCGTTTTGTGAAAAaccagttgagaaaaagttgagaaaaatgctaaacttctataaattttttctctactaATCAGAGTGTCCCTGAAAAAGGCATTTTAACTTTTctatagcgcaaatcttcctttagaaaaaaacagccacctttgtcttcctttatcTCTTCTGTAGTTCGTTATTCATACTAATTTCAAGTTACTCTAAAACTACTTTTAGAGTaacttgaaattaaaaaaactaacttaaacttaaaaaaactaGTTACTTTAAAATGACCTCTGAATGACACCTGCTTGCGAAGAACTGTGCTCTAAacacaattccagaaaaagtgcCGATGAAATATTCgtctcagtgatttttttcggttttgaaaaaatcaagatttcGGCGGGGATCGAAGTCTTTACCATTCGTTCCCGTTGTCCATGAGTcaaattgtttttaaatagTCGGAAATAGTGTTAAAATGGTTTTTAAACGTGTTCTCTGCCGTTtccacctgtttttttttcattttctccatttttttagaaataatggTTCAGTTCCTTGCAATGAACTCTCAGAGGCGTCTATACTTtataatgtattttttattttaggtgCGGCACTTTATGTTAATATCTATTATAGCacttttattaatatttggcATATTATATTACTCGATTTGTTTGTTGAGCTCtcaatttgtttcttcaattctgtttattatagttaatttttcattgctacaTGAGCGGATATACTtaaagaatgagaaagaagGGGTCGTTTTCTGGAGAGTCTTCTATGGAGGAGTCGTTATCAGGaggattttttccccaactacacgcttgatCCTGAGCATAACCCGTCTTCGAAGGAGTTTAAGCAAAGACAAACTGACAAATGAGAGAAGCTCCcacttttagaagaaaaaccactAGACGACGTGTCTCGCAGAGTTACGCTTAAAATGTCTGCATTTTCAATGCGAGCTCTACACGCATTTTTTTTGACGACTTTAatggcagcgtatcacgaaactggcgTACTTGGAAAACttgtgggaaaatatagaatttGTGGTGTAGATTGCGCGAGGCCACACGAGTGTGACCCTGCTCAATTCCAACTTATCATCCTAAAGCTCGGCTTGAGAACCGCTTTTgctcctacgaggaacgtcaGGACGCGTCACTCTTCAACACTCTCTGGTCTGTGAGGAGGCCTTATTCATTCTCGACCGCACGCTCGTGGAGGCGACATGTATCCATACAGGAACAAACACCGTTTCTCAACACTTAAGGGGTATTGAGCGGGGCTCAATCCATAGCCCACATTCTACATTTCCCAACTACGTCAGCTTTGTGATACGTTGCATTTCACGCAAAGAAGAGAGAGGGAGCAATTCCCACAAGAAACATCAAAGGAAGACGTTGCCATGGTTGAAAAGCGTTGGGATAACAGTATCGAAAAACGTTTTGAACAATCTAAATAAGGCGTGCGGTTCTTACAGAGTTACAAGAGTCCGAATCAACCGCCCCGATAACCGTGAACATAAAAATACAACTAATTGATTCTTTCATTCAATAATTCTTCTTTCATCCATGTCAATAAAACTGTTTAAGAATATCATTACGGTAGTAGATAAGACGGGAGCGAATAAACAACTCCGAATGAAACAAAACGTGGTAAAACATTTCATACGCATATCAATTGTACACGGTACCCAGACATGCTTAAAAGCCAGTCGAACgcatatttaaaggcatcactccacgaatctgaggtggtacggatttcaagtggagtattcgtacacggcatagtagattatggggaggagagtgattccgtccatttcttcctaattgctgtaaaaacacggcccggaaaatacggcttcaggcgttctggcgcaccattttctaggaggagttcgactggagcgcgccagccttccgcggcgccgcatctttcttgccgtttttttttcggcaattaggaagaaatggacggaatcaccccctctccataatccactatcccttataagaatactccacctaaaatttgcaccaccccagatggGGTGATATCTttaaaacgagaagaaacatTGGCATCCTCTCCCAAGACCCGAATAAGCGGTTGGACACATCGTAACAATAATATGTAGGGTGTCCCAAAATTTACGCAAGATAagaattaaatagaaaacacTGTTGTTCCCAATTGTATTTTGTTAACGAAATATAAAGTACATACACTTATGTAAGGAATAGCATCAAAGTGTTAATGTTTGTTGCGCATTTTGGGCCATAAGTGTTTCATAAGTAAAATGATTGTATCAATCGGTCACTTACTCAGTTGCTGGTGCTCGATATCGCGACATGACAACCGAATTCTTAATGCCTaaattggaagaaattgatgtggagGACATGCGGTTTCAACAAGATGGTGCCACATGTCATACAGCCCGTGAAACGGGTCAATTACTGCATGAGAGATTTCCTGGTCGTGTGCTCTCTCTCGTTTCGGTGATCGACGAAAGAGTGCGTATGTGCCAGCAAAGCCGTGGAGGTCATTTGCCCGATGTGGTATTCCATAACCCTCTTTATGCTATGTTCTTTATGCTtcaataagaagaataaaaa
This window of the Necator americanus strain Aroian chromosome III, whole genome shotgun sequence genome carries:
- a CDS encoding hypothetical protein (NECATOR_CHRIII.G11338.T1) — its product is MTTEFLMPKLEEIDVEDMRFQQDGATCHTARETGQLLHERFPGRVLSLVSVIDERVRMCQQSRGGHLPDVVFHNPLYAMFFMLQ